The nucleotide sequence AGGTCTTGATTTGAGTATTGGTAAAGGGCTCATCAATATCACCGCCGACTTATACAACCGCTTAACAAAAGGTATTCTTATTCGTGCTAATGATATAATGGCTGAAACTGGCCTCTCTTCTAGTCAAATACCTGCACGTAATGTAGGTAAAGTACGTAATAAAGGTATTGAGTTAGTACTCTCTCATTATAAATCTTTTGGTGACTTCAGTTATAACGTTTCTTTAAATGGCACTTTTAACCACAACGAAATTGTCGACTTAGGTGATAAAGTAGACCAATTACCTCCTGAGGATCTTTGGATATACAAAAAAGGAGGTTCTATTGGCGATTTCTATATGTATGACTCCAATGGTCTCTATACCCCACAAGAGATTACTGACGGAAAATTTGTGCCTCTGGGAGAACAAGTCCCTGAAGCTGGTATGATTCGTTATGTAGACATTAACGGCGATGGAAAAATTGATGCCAAAGACCGTACTGTAGTAGGTAATGATGTCCCTAAATACACCTATGGAGTAAACATTGAACTTAACTACAAAAACTTCTCTTTCTCCATAATGGGGCAAGGTATTCAAGGCGTAAAAGTATATCTAAGGAATGAAGCCTCACAATCATTCTTTGATAACTCTGTACCTCGTGAGTGGCAAAGAGATAACTGGACAACCGAAAATCAAGGAGCTTCTTATCCTAAACTTTTTGTCCCTTCTGATGCTCGTTATAAATATAACACGCAAACTTCATCTTTTTGGTTATTTAATGCCGATTATTTCAGAATTAAAAACATAACCCTTGGGTATACACTACCCGATGAAGTACAAAAGATATTAGGAGTAACCAATGCACGTGTATATCTTTCAGGTGAAAACCTCTTTACTTTTAGAGGCGATAAACGTATGAAAGATTTCGATCCCGAAGTAGCCAGTGGTCGTGGTTATTCATTGGTGTTAAAAAGCTATATCGCTGGCTTGTCTTTTTCTTTCTAACCTATCATAACTATTAAATTTAAAGACAATGAAAAATATCATACAAAAATCATTTATTGCGCTTGCCTTAATGGGTACAATGAGTTGTGGCGATGACTTTTTCGATAAAACCCCACAAGATTCATTAGATCCTTCAAAGATAGATGAACGTCTTTTTATAGGGCTCCGAAATGGTATCTATCGCCATTTAAATGATGGCTATGGCGGAATTTTCGAAGACGGATATGCCGATAATGGCTATTCACGAAATCTGTGGGATAGTAATGGTAGTTCTGTACAAGGAAATACACTTACATCCTCTCAAGATTATGGTTATAATGGCTTTTACTCAGGCATACGTGCTTGTAACCAAGTTATTGAACAAGTCGATAACTTTCAACAGATTTCAGCCAATTTACGTGAGAAGTATAAAACTGAAGCTCGCGTAATGCGCGCGTGGATTTACGGAAACCTTACGCTTTATTTTAATAATGTACCTTTCGTAACCACCGTTGCCAATGATTACCCCGATGGGTTAGCCCAAACACCAGCCTCTGAAATCAGAACGTGGGTGCTTAAAGAGTTAGACGAAGCCATTGCTATATTGCCTCAAACTAATGACAAAGGTTGTTTTAATAAAGCAATGACCTATGCCATTAAAGCGCGTTTAGCTTATTATTTTGGTAAATACGATCAAGCCGAAGCAGCAGCCCGCTATGTTATTGATAACGGTGGTTATCGCTTGCATCAAGTAGCATCCCTTACTCCTGATATGATAAAAGATGCTGAATACTTTAAGAAATTCGTAGACTTTTCTGCTTATGGCATTGATGAAGACACCTTTATCAAAGGACTTTTCAATTATCAAAATATTTGGAAAGCCGATAATAGTCCTGAAACCATTATTGCTAAGGAGTTTATCGCAAGTGAACGTGAAGGCAACTGGTTAAGAGTAACAGCCTTATTAACTCCTAATTTAGTGTCTAAACACGCTTGGGCTACTATTGTCCCTATTCAAGAATTGGTAGATGCTTACTGGACAACCGATGGTAAAACCAAGCCTACCCTTTCTACTATGGAGCAACGTATTCTAGATTATAAAGCACTTTCCGATGAAGTAAAAACAATTCAAGAAGCCAATAAATCTACTTACAGTCAGGCAGTAAATAGTATTGTGAACACCTTGCCTAATAAAGCCTATATGACACAGTTCAAAAATAGAGATAGTCGTTTGTATGCTTCTATCATCTTTCCATTCTCCTCTGTAAGTAAATACCGAATGAACGAATATCAGCAATACATTCCTGATATTGTAAACTACGGTAAAAGTGGTTATGCCTTTAGGAAGATGAGTGGTGCAGACGACGTAGTGCCTATATGGGGTGACGCTTATTACACTACAGGAGTAGATTTCCCGCTCATTCGTTTGGCTGAAATGATGCTTATCTATGCCGAAGCCCATACCCAAAATACAGGTTATGACGGTACAGTAGTAACTGAACTCAACAAGTTGCGCACTCGTGTGGGTATGCCCGAAGTACCTACCGGTCTTTCTAAAAATGATGCTCTCGACTTTATTCGTAAAGAACGTCGTATAGAGTTGGCAGGTGAAGGTCTGCGTTTCTTTGATATCCGCTTGTATGAAGACGATACTCGCAACGGAGGATTTAAAGGCACTGAAGCTGCAAGTGTGGTAATGAGAGGACAAATAAAAGACGTAGTAGGTAACCCTGGTACTACCAAAACCTGGTCTGCACGCCTTATGTATATGCCTATTCCACAAACAGCTTTAGACAAAAACAAAAACGCTGGTATGAAACAAAACCCAGGATATTAATCAGATTCCAATAACACAAAAAGGCTATCTTGAAAAGTTATTTTCTCAGGGTAGCCTTTTTATTATTCAATTGTTAAACTTTTAACAAAATATTTTGATAAAAAGTTGCGAAAATATTTGTTTTATATAACTTTTTATTAATATATTTGCGCCATTAAATAACCAATAGAAAGTTTTGGAAGTATGAAACGAAAAATCTTCTTATTACTCATAGCTCTATGGAGTACTACCTCTCTGCTATGGGCACAAAACAAACAAATTTCCGGTACTGTTACCGATGAGAAAGGCACTCCTCTTCCCGGAGTGAGTGTGCAAATCAAATCAACTACCCGTGGGGTAGCTACTGATTTTGATGGTAAATATAGCATTGAAGCCTCTCAAGGCAACGTGCTATTGTTCAGTTATATGGGCTATGCCTCCCAAGAAAAAACCGTTGGTAAGGGGGGGGGTAATAGCTTGATTATCAATGTAAAACTAAAAGAAGACACCCAAGAATTGAGTGAAGTAGTAGTAGTGGGCTATGGTTCTCAAAAGAAAGAAAACCTTACGGGAGCCGTAGCAGCAGTTTCGGCTGAAACACTTACGAAACGTCCAGTAGCTAATACCGCTACAATGCTACAAGGGCAAGTACCTGGGTTACGCATTGTGCAAGGTTCAGGGCAACCTGGTGCCGAGTCGGCTTCAATACGTGTGCGTGGACAAGGTACTTATAGCTCCGCTGGCTCCGACCCCTTGGTACTTATCGATGGAGTTCCTGGTTCTTTGGCAAACATCAATCCTAATGACATCGAAAACATTTCAGTGCTCAAAGATGCAGCTTCAGCTTCTATCTACGGGGCAAGAGCTGCTAATGGGGTAATTTTAGTCACTACCAAATTAGGTAACGACGGACATTTCAAAATCTCTTATCAAAACAACTTTGCTATTCATACCCCTACACGTATGCTCAAATTGGTTACCAATTCAGCTGAATATATGCGCTTGTTCAACGAAGCTAAAACCAATTCGGGTATTACTGATGGGCATTACACTCCCGAAATGATAGCTGCCTATGAGAATGCTACCGATCGTATTCAATATCCAAACTTCGATTGGATAGACTATATGTTCAACCCTGCTTTTGTGCAAAACCACAATCTTACGCTCAGTGGGGGTGCTAAAGGAACTCTCTACAATATTGCTTTAGGTTATGTAGACCAGCCAGGGGTGCTACGAGGCTTTAAGTATGACCGACTTAACTTCCGTAGCAATATAAAATCCGAAATTAAACCGTGGGCTACTGTAGGTGTAAACGTAGCTTTGGATAGAGGTAAAACTGAACGTCCTCGCCAAGGTCACGTAGATACTTTCCTTTCTACTATAGCACAAGCTCCTACTTATAGACCTTTTACTCCTGATGGCAAATATGTTTCTAAGGCTTACGATTTCGAGCAAGCTAACAAGAATATGCCTGCCATTATTGATAGTGGAGCACTTCGCAACACTACCGAATACAACTTATCGGGTCAGTTGTGGGACGATATTACTTTGACAAAAGGCTTGAATTGGTATTCCAAATTAGCCGTTACTTATTCCGATGAATCCTATAAAGACTGGCGCCCTGTGGTACCTGTTTACAATTATCACACAGGAGCTGTAACGGGCGACCTCGATGTAGGTGGTAAAGGTTTAATTTCTAACAACGCTAAAAACTTTTATACCAACTTCTTCACCTATCTAAAATACACTAAAACCTTTGCAGAAAACCATACCATAGGCTTACAAGCAGGGTATAGCCAAGAGTACAATAATTATCAGACCTTACAAGGTCATAGACGTGACTATATAGCTAATAACTTACACGAACTTGATGCGGGTACTACCGCCATTCAAACCAATAATGGTAATACAATAGAATGGGCTTTACAATCTTTCTTCGGAAGATTTAATTACAATTATAAAGAACGTTATTTGCTTGAAGCTAATGTACGCTATGATGGT is from Capnocytophaga ochracea DSM 7271 and encodes:
- a CDS encoding RagB/SusD family nutrient uptake outer membrane protein, encoding MKNIIQKSFIALALMGTMSCGDDFFDKTPQDSLDPSKIDERLFIGLRNGIYRHLNDGYGGIFEDGYADNGYSRNLWDSNGSSVQGNTLTSSQDYGYNGFYSGIRACNQVIEQVDNFQQISANLREKYKTEARVMRAWIYGNLTLYFNNVPFVTTVANDYPDGLAQTPASEIRTWVLKELDEAIAILPQTNDKGCFNKAMTYAIKARLAYYFGKYDQAEAAARYVIDNGGYRLHQVASLTPDMIKDAEYFKKFVDFSAYGIDEDTFIKGLFNYQNIWKADNSPETIIAKEFIASEREGNWLRVTALLTPNLVSKHAWATIVPIQELVDAYWTTDGKTKPTLSTMEQRILDYKALSDEVKTIQEANKSTYSQAVNSIVNTLPNKAYMTQFKNRDSRLYASIIFPFSSVSKYRMNEYQQYIPDIVNYGKSGYAFRKMSGADDVVPIWGDAYYTTGVDFPLIRLAEMMLIYAEAHTQNTGYDGTVVTELNKLRTRVGMPEVPTGLSKNDALDFIRKERRIELAGEGLRFFDIRLYEDDTRNGGFKGTEAASVVMRGQIKDVVGNPGTTKTWSARLMYMPIPQTALDKNKNAGMKQNPGY
- a CDS encoding SusC/RagA family TonB-linked outer membrane protein, producing the protein MKRKIFLLLIALWSTTSLLWAQNKQISGTVTDEKGTPLPGVSVQIKSTTRGVATDFDGKYSIEASQGNVLLFSYMGYASQEKTVGKGGGNSLIINVKLKEDTQELSEVVVVGYGSQKKENLTGAVAAVSAETLTKRPVANTATMLQGQVPGLRIVQGSGQPGAESASIRVRGQGTYSSAGSDPLVLIDGVPGSLANINPNDIENISVLKDAASASIYGARAANGVILVTTKLGNDGHFKISYQNNFAIHTPTRMLKLVTNSAEYMRLFNEAKTNSGITDGHYTPEMIAAYENATDRIQYPNFDWIDYMFNPAFVQNHNLTLSGGAKGTLYNIALGYVDQPGVLRGFKYDRLNFRSNIKSEIKPWATVGVNVALDRGKTERPRQGHVDTFLSTIAQAPTYRPFTPDGKYVSKAYDFEQANKNMPAIIDSGALRNTTEYNLSGQLWDDITLTKGLNWYSKLAVTYSDESYKDWRPVVPVYNYHTGAVTGDLDVGGKGLISNNAKNFYTNFFTYLKYTKTFAENHTIGLQAGYSQEYNNYQTLQGHRRDYIANNLHELDAGTTAIQTNNGNTIEWALQSFFGRFNYNYKERYLLEANVRYDGTSRIAKANRWGWFPSFSAGWRISEESFIKDTPAMQWLTNLKIRGSYGLLGNQNIGNYPYQSLLNYTGAYPFDNTTLSPGVAQTSYANNDIKWESTSVTDIGVDITLFKRISIVYDWYKKHTFDILRSAQVTGALGLNAPTINSGEMDNYGHELSVQYNHSINKGRLEGLSYGAGFYVDISRNKLVNFGAREIDGYNLREDGLPYNSFYMLEMIGIFQNQAEIDNSPKQFNDPVRPGDFKYRDVNGDGKIDNDDRTVVDGRFPKYEYSFNAHLEYKGIDFSVLFQGVEGRKIYTTGWGLDPFRQGTAPTLDYVNNRWRGEGTSNSYPRMYFNQVGDEHNCRFNTWYLQDASYLRLKNITVGFSFPEDIISKVGLTKLRVYFAGDNLWTLTDYKGLDPERAGDGLFVQYPQNKIISMGLNVEF